A DNA window from Trichosurus vulpecula isolate mTriVul1 chromosome 2, mTriVul1.pri, whole genome shotgun sequence contains the following coding sequences:
- the LOC118839814 gene encoding olfactory receptor 14C36-like — MKHLLPDREVTHSSLKMSNFTTTVTEFLLMEFSDARELQILYSLLFFLIYSGGLMGNVLIVIVTTFDKRLHTPMYFFLRNLSIVDACFISITIPQASINSLVNNRAISVTGCAAQIFLLTFMAYVEITLLTVMARDRYVAICQPLLYTVVMNPRVCMQMTLTCLFTGLLYAGFHTGYTFRLSFCQSNVIHQFFCDMPSLLKISCSETFSNTLSLLASALVIGGGCFTFIAASYVSIFSTVLKFPVKEDQRKAFSTCVPHIIVVSLFLISSFYVYLQPPSDFGSLKDIIISVFYSIIPPFLNPIIYSLRNKQIKEALRIVMKRKLSLKE; from the exons atgaaaCATTTGCTTCCAGATAGAGAG GTCACTCACAGCAGTCTGAAAATGTCTAACTTCACCACCACTGTGACTGAATTTCTCCTTATGGAGTTTTCTGATGCCCGTGAGCTGCAGATCCTgtattctttgcttttctttctcatttattcagGAGGCTTGATGGGGAATGTCCTCATTGTCATTGTCACCACCTTTGACAAGAGACTCCACACccccatgtactttttccttAGGAATCTGTCCATTGTAGATGCCTGCTTCATATCGATAACAATTCCCCAGGCATCTATTAACTCTCTGGTGAACAACAGAGCTATCTCAGTTACTGGATGTGCAGCTCAGATATTCCTCTTGACCTTCATGGCATATGTTGAAATTACCTTGCTCACTGTCATGGCCCGAGATCGCTATGTTGCCATATGCCAACCACTTCTCTATACAGTGGTCATGAATCCTAGAGTCTGTATGCAGATGACCTTAACATGCTTGTTCACTGGCCTTTTGTATGCAGGGTTTCATACTGGTTATACATTTCGATTGTCTTTCTGCCAATCCAATGTGATCCACCAGTTCTTCTGTGATATGCCCTCTCTACTCAAGATCTCTTGCTCAGAGACATTCAGCAATACATTATCTTTGCTTGCTTCTGCTTTGGTGATTGGGGGTGGCTGCTTTACCTTCATCGCTGCATCTTATGTTAGCATATTTTCCACTGTGCTCAAATTTCCAGTGAAAGAAGACCAAAGAAAAGCCTTCTCTACTTGTGTCCCCCACATCATTGTGGTTTCCTTGTTCCTTATTTCATCCTTTTATGTATACTTACAACCTCCTTCAGATTTTGGGTCCCTTAAAGATATAATCATTTCAGTATTCTATTCCATAATTCCTCCTTTTCTGAACCCTATTATATATAGTCTACGGAATAAGCAGATAAAAGAAGCTTTACGAATAGTAATGAAGAGAAAACTTTCTTTAAAGGAATAA